TTTGGAGAAAACTTATATTTTACAACTCTAGCAACTCCTTGTACATGCGGGGCAGCTTTCCtaacaagttctcctacttgaaACTTCCTTTCTTTGACTTGGCCTTCATGCTTAGCCTTCATGTTAGCCTGGTAAAGGCGGTAATGAGAGGTAGCGTTGTCATGCATTTCCTCCATAATTTTCAAAGTGTCTTTTCTGGGTATTCCTGCAATTTTTGCCAGTTTCACCGCTGGCCTTACTAAATCTATTGGGATAATAGCCTTTGTGCCATAGACTAAAGAAAAGGGTGAAGCTCTTGTAGCTTGTGATTTGGCTTTTCTATGAGCCCATAAAGCTATAGGAAGCTCCTCCTTCCACCCCTTTCCATTCTCCTTAgtcatttttttcaatatctTCAGCAATCTATTGTTAGAGGCCTCAACTTGACCATTTCCCTTGGGACAATAAGGTGTAGATGTCGTGTGAGAAATGGAGTATCAGTCTATTAAATGATGCACCTTATTTAGGAATGGCATACCATTGtcagaaataatttttttgggtaccCCAAAACGACATATTATATTCTCCCTCAAGAAATTAGCCACTGAGCTACCTGTTGCCTTCTTTAGAGCCACaacttctacccacttggtaaataGCTCAGTGGTTACCAATATCCATGTACATCCtttagaggggggggggggtttataGGTCCTATAAAATCCAGCTCCCAATTGTGGAATGGATATGGAGCCACAGTTGGATGAAGACTCTGATGGTTGGTGTGTATTTCATCTCCCAGCCTTTGGCattcttgacatttttttgCAAAGTCTTGAGCATCCTTTTACCATAGCTTTCTCCCACCCGGGTGTCTTGCTGGTTCTCCTTCATGCAAGTCTGAAAGAACGCTATTAAATTCTTTAGTAGGAATACATACCATCCATCTCCCTTGGAAACTTCTTTTGAACAATTTCTCATCTACCACTTTAAACCCAGTCACATATTTTTTCAACTTCTCTCTTTGTACACCATCAATAGGAAAAATACCTTGTAAAAGGTATCTTAAGTATGGATCCTACCAATCTTCTTCCAATAACTCACCATTAAGCACTTTTGCTTGATCTAGAGGAATAACATAACAAGTTTTACAACTCCGTTGTTCATCCTTAACATCACTGGCCATCTCTGGCCAGAAGACCCCTAGCCTTTGCAATCTCCTATAGAGGTTGACATCAAGATTTACACCACAAATATCATAGTGCAATCTATGCAACAACGTCAATCCCTCCTGCCTTGAAACACATTTCTTTAGCAAACCTTCTACTCCCCTAAGAAACAAATCTCCATTGATCCTAAGGAAGTCTTTCATAATTGCTAGTAACTTTGACTTAACACACTTTCCTTGAGCCATTGCTTTTAACAAGGGTTCTCACAAATCCTAAGGGAAACATAGTTCATCTTGAACTAAACTAAGCTACTTCTCAATTCGAAGGgtcatattttctttctttagtaCAGACTTGGTGGCTAGAGTAGCTAGCGAGTCAGCAAGCTTGTTCTTATCTCTGTTAACCACCTTGTACTCTATGAAAGTAAAGTGTTCCATGACTTTTTGCACCGCAAATCTGTAAGCATCCAGATTAGGATTCTTCACTCCATAAATTCTCTCAACTTGTTTTATCACTAACTCAGAGTCACCAAATACCTTCAACCCTTTTATACCTAACCTTCTAGCAGCCTTCAGTCCTACCAACAAGGTTTCATATTCTACTTCATTGTTAGAACCAGGGAAATCTAATTTATAGGCAAACGTATGCTTTTCCCCTAGTGACTTTAAGACTACTCCTATCCCTCTTCCTTGAACTGTAGATGACCCATCAAAATACACTGACCACTCTTGTTCCTCTGTCACCATAATTTCCTGTTAAGGGGGTGAAAAATCACTTGTCACAAGAAAATTAGCTAGCAGATCAACCACTACCTGGCCTTTAATGGTGGTTGGCCGTATGCATTCCTGATAATTGAGATCGTGTCAAAAGATACTTCACAGGATTACTCTTAGTCACCAGTTGCACATTATGTCCTAGAAAGTAATTATTGAACTTCGTCACAGTAAAACCTAAAGACAAACATACTTTCTCAGCAGTTGAGTATCTTAGCTCTAGTCCCTTCATAAGCCTACTTATATAGTACATTGGCTTCTCTACCCCTTCCTATTCCTGAGCTAACAATTGCTCCAAAGAATTGCTCCATATTTGCTATGTACAATAGCAAGGGTTTCCTAGGTACATAGGCCACCATGGTGTGGGGATCTGCCAATATCATCTGAATTTTCTTAAATACATATTGGCATTAATCACACCATACAAAAGTTactcttttatttgtttgctcCACGTGAGGCTTTAAGATCTCGGCTAAGCTTGGAATGAATCTCCTCAAATAAGAAACTTTTCCCATAAAGTTTCTCAACTCTTTTAGAGTTGTAGGAGGACTGAGAGTAGTTATTGCTTCAACCTTCATAGGGTCTAAATCAATTCCCCTATGATGAACAAGAAATCCCAAGAATTTCCTTGAAGATaccccaaaggcacacttgGAAGGGTTCATCTTCAAACTATGCTTTCTAAATCTTTTAAAGACTTGTCTCAGGTGCACCAAATGCTTAAAAGGATTATTCGCTTTTACTACAAGTTCATCAATGTAATCTTCCACTTACTTATGCAGCATGTCTCCAAAGATCAAGGTCATGGTTCTTTGATACGTTGCACCAGCATTCTTTAGTCCGAAAGGCATCACCATATAGAAGTAGTTCCCAAAAGGTGTCCTGAAAGCAGTTTTCAGAGCATCTGTCGGGTCCACAAGGATTTGATTATACCCACTATAACCATCCATAGAAGAGAAACGCTAGTGACTAGCCACTGCATCTACCATAATATCAACATTAGGAAATGAGAATTCATCTTTTAGGTAGGCTTTATTAAGATCTTGAAAATCTACACAAACTCTTATCTgactatttttcttctttataggAACTATGTTAGCTAACCAGCTTGGGTATTCAATCTCCTCAAAGAATATTTCCTTTAAAAACTTTTGCACTTCAAGTTTTATCTTTTCCTCCACATCTAAACGATATTTCCTCAGTGGTTGTTTCACAGATCAAGCATTAGGATCGACCTTCAGTTTGTGCACTACCAGGTTCGGACTTAAACTTGGTATTTCTTGATaactccaagcaaaaacatcatTGTATTCTTTCAACAAAGCTATCAGCT
This genomic stretch from Castanea sativa cultivar Marrone di Chiusa Pesio chromosome 9, ASM4071231v1 harbors:
- the LOC142608928 gene encoding uncharacterized protein LOC142608928, which codes for MTKENGKGWKEELPIALWAHRKAKSQATRASPFSLVYGTKAIIPIDLVRPAVKLAKIAGIPRKDTLKIMEEMHDNATSHYRLYQANMKAKHEGQVKERKFQVGELVRKAAPHVQGVARVVKYKFSPK